Proteins encoded in a region of the Spirochaetota bacterium genome:
- a CDS encoding SDR family oxidoreductase, with protein sequence MIEHEQFNNKIVAVTGGASGIGEALCRRFGKAGAKVAVIDMDGRGADRLAGELKDGGIEAAGFACDVSKQKECEAVIGAIIKRWGGIDVLAVNAGITQRSPFVDTDPAVYRRVMDINFFGALYCAKAAIKDLIARKGVIVVTSSHAGYSPLLGRTGYSASKHALHGLFESLRTEVRPLGVHVMMVCPGFTKTNLQTRALGSNGTVTTHPQSRVGKQDTPGHVAEAVFRGTVQRKNIIVLTTVGKLTYYLHRLAPALYERQMAKKLRSEIER encoded by the coding sequence ATGATAGAACACGAACAATTCAACAACAAGATCGTCGCCGTGACCGGCGGGGCCAGCGGCATCGGCGAGGCGCTGTGCCGCAGGTTCGGTAAGGCCGGGGCGAAAGTGGCGGTCATCGACATGGACGGCAGGGGCGCTGACAGGCTGGCCGGCGAGCTGAAAGACGGCGGGATCGAGGCGGCCGGGTTCGCCTGCGATGTCAGCAAGCAGAAGGAGTGCGAGGCCGTTATCGGAGCGATCATCAAGCGCTGGGGCGGCATCGACGTGCTGGCGGTGAACGCCGGGATCACCCAGCGGAGCCCCTTCGTGGACACGGACCCGGCCGTATACCGGCGCGTCATGGACATCAATTTCTTCGGGGCCCTTTATTGCGCAAAGGCGGCCATAAAAGACTTGATCGCGAGAAAGGGTGTGATAGTGGTGACATCAAGCCATGCCGGCTACAGCCCCCTACTCGGAAGGACCGGATACAGCGCGAGCAAGCACGCCCTCCACGGGCTCTTTGAGAGCCTGCGTACGGAGGTGAGGCCCCTGGGCGTCCATGTCATGATGGTCTGCCCCGGCTTCACGAAGACCAATCTCCAGACAAGGGCCCTCGGGTCGAACGGTACGGTGACGACGCACCCGCAGTCGAGGGTGGGCAAACAGGACACCCCGGGCCATGTGGCCGAGGCCGTGTTCCGTGGAACGGTGCAGCGCAAGAACATCATCGTGCTGACCACGGTGGGAAAGCTCACCTATTACCTGCACCGCCTGGCGCCGGCGCTGTACGAACGGCAGATGGCCAAAAAATTACGTTCGGAGATCGAACGGTAA
- a CDS encoding TetR/AcrR family transcriptional regulator translates to MGSQERREREKEERKNHILKAARTLLLKKGLHATTVNQIAKLSELSVGTIYLYYHNKEDIFAALQEEGLAMLNDQIGKAVAAASSPKEKIKAVALGYLEFSEKQKNYYDIITYFLSTPEQLFPPRLKNRVDKTGGRILGFCTEAIEAGMKSGEFRKVNARRHTIWLWGMLHGLIQFRKMEKTILQKESYTSLVQYALENYLKTLAPEK, encoded by the coding sequence ATGGGATCACAGGAACGCAGGGAACGGGAAAAGGAAGAGAGAAAGAACCACATCCTCAAGGCGGCGCGGACGCTTCTCCTGAAAAAAGGGCTCCACGCCACCACGGTCAACCAGATCGCCAAGCTCTCCGAGCTGAGCGTGGGCACCATATACCTCTATTACCACAACAAGGAAGATATTTTCGCGGCGCTCCAGGAGGAGGGGCTGGCAATGCTGAACGACCAGATAGGGAAGGCCGTGGCGGCGGCGTCCTCCCCGAAGGAGAAGATCAAGGCGGTCGCCCTGGGGTATCTCGAGTTCAGCGAAAAGCAGAAGAACTACTACGACATCATCACCTATTTTCTATCGACGCCGGAGCAGCTTTTTCCGCCGCGCCTGAAGAACAGGGTCGACAAGACCGGCGGCAGGATCCTCGGCTTCTGCACCGAGGCGATCGAGGCGGGAATGAAGTCAGGCGAATTCAGGAAGGTCAACGCGCGGCGCCACACCATCTGGCTCTGGGGCATGCTCCACGGCCTGATCCAGTTCAGGAAGATGGAGAAGACCATCCTCCAGAAAGAGAGCTACACCTCCCTGGTGCAGTACGCCCTCGAGAATTACCTGAAGACCCTGGCCCCGGAAAAGTAA
- a CDS encoding (Fe-S)-binding protein translates to MKKTGIKDISRGEAPLTEINVNDLLPLPPPYDRIEDQPGWKKLSDDQRNTIACDLDGVAALSLPKPKDAADERRVVEAFIAGLQKLLSRENNWTFLQPLLLTIDYCARCQTCSQACPIYRESGGNEIYRPTYRSEVFRRLVKKYARPGGGIMAKLRLEDIDLNWTAVSRLYELSYRCTLCRRCAQACPMGLDNALVTRELRKLFSQELGWAPKELHEKGTVLQLAVGSSTGMKPNVVKDNVDFLDEDLSEELGITIETPWDKEGADVLLMHNAGEILAWPENPAAFAIILNAAGVSWTLSSEAPAYDSVNYGLFYDDVQLSRIVMKHMEAAKKLKVKKVILGECGHAHKALITIADRILTGDLNIPRESSLTFLEEIVMGGRIAFDPSKNDFPVTLHDPCNIVRNLGIVEPQRRIIRKLCPQFREMEPHGADNYCCGGGSGFAIMGQNNFRDWRVSVAGRMKLRQILEAFADCPGPDTKKYLCAPCSNCKGQIRDLFDYYGVREKSGMAYGGLVELIVNAMVDVKAPIIKWDL, encoded by the coding sequence ATGAAAAAAACAGGGATCAAAGATATAAGCAGGGGCGAGGCGCCCCTCACCGAGATAAACGTCAACGACCTCCTTCCCCTCCCGCCTCCCTATGACCGGATCGAGGACCAGCCCGGATGGAAAAAGCTCAGCGACGACCAGCGCAACACCATTGCCTGCGACCTCGACGGCGTGGCGGCCCTCTCCCTTCCGAAGCCGAAGGACGCGGCCGATGAGCGGCGCGTCGTCGAAGCTTTCATCGCCGGGCTCCAAAAGCTCCTATCGCGGGAGAACAACTGGACCTTCCTCCAGCCGCTCCTCCTCACGATAGACTACTGCGCCCGGTGCCAGACCTGCTCCCAGGCCTGCCCGATCTACCGCGAAAGCGGCGGGAACGAGATCTACCGCCCCACGTACCGCTCCGAGGTGTTCCGGCGGCTGGTTAAAAAATACGCGAGACCCGGCGGCGGGATCATGGCGAAGCTCAGGCTCGAGGATATCGACCTGAACTGGACCGCGGTGAGCCGCCTTTACGAGCTTTCATACCGGTGCACCCTCTGCCGGCGCTGCGCCCAGGCCTGCCCCATGGGCCTCGACAACGCCCTGGTGACCAGGGAGCTCCGCAAGCTCTTCAGCCAGGAGCTCGGCTGGGCGCCGAAGGAGCTCCACGAGAAGGGAACTGTGCTCCAACTCGCGGTCGGATCATCCACCGGCATGAAGCCGAACGTGGTGAAAGACAACGTCGACTTCCTCGACGAGGACCTGTCCGAGGAGCTGGGCATAACCATCGAAACGCCCTGGGACAAAGAGGGCGCCGACGTGCTCCTCATGCACAACGCTGGCGAGATCCTGGCCTGGCCTGAGAATCCTGCCGCCTTCGCCATCATCCTGAACGCGGCCGGCGTGAGCTGGACCCTGTCGTCCGAGGCACCCGCCTACGACAGCGTGAACTACGGCCTCTTCTACGACGACGTGCAGCTCTCCCGCATCGTGATGAAGCACATGGAGGCCGCGAAGAAGCTCAAGGTCAAGAAAGTGATTCTCGGCGAGTGCGGCCACGCCCACAAGGCCCTGATAACCATAGCGGACCGCATCCTCACCGGAGACCTGAACATCCCCCGGGAGAGCTCCCTCACCTTCCTGGAGGAGATCGTCATGGGCGGCCGGATCGCCTTCGACCCGTCGAAGAACGACTTCCCGGTGACCCTCCACGACCCGTGCAACATCGTGCGGAACCTGGGCATCGTGGAGCCCCAGCGCCGCATCATCCGGAAGCTCTGCCCGCAGTTCCGCGAGATGGAGCCCCACGGCGCGGATAACTACTGCTGCGGCGGCGGGAGCGGCTTCGCCATTATGGGCCAGAACAACTTCCGGGACTGGCGTGTGAGCGTGGCGGGGAGGATGAAGCTCCGGCAGATACTGGAGGCCTTTGCCGACTGCCCCGGTCCGGATACAAAAAAATACCTGTGCGCTCCCTGCTCCAACTGCAAGGGACAGATCAGGGACCTCTTCGATTATTACGGGGTACGGGAAAAATCGGGGATGGCCTACGGCGGGCTCGTCGAGCTCATCGTCAACGCCATGGTGGACGTCAAGGCCCCTATCATCAAGTGGGACCTTTAA
- a CDS encoding respiratory nitrate reductase subunit gamma, which yields MNGTIWLIAAYSSIAIFIAGIAACIVRIARLPAHLRWELAPVPHDRAGSSYGGSYFEVQDWWMKPRERSIIHEIIYMMKEIFLLHTVWKGHRRLWPFSMALHGGIYFIFFMALCLAAAAAVDAAGFSSAAAFLEGIAVFLGTIGYLFGLAGSLSLLVLRAVRRDLRSYSGISAYLNLIILLALFATGVSSLVADGDLASQIRDFIEAVFRADSHISLSRAGAAHIGAVLFFLAVLPFTSMRHFAAKFFTFHSVLWDDSPMDAAAEEKIKKLLGQPVRWSAPHVGSEGSKNWIDIAQGK from the coding sequence ATGAACGGAACAATCTGGCTCATTGCCGCTTACTCATCTATCGCAATCTTCATCGCAGGCATCGCGGCGTGCATTGTCCGCATCGCCCGCCTACCGGCCCATCTCCGGTGGGAGCTCGCGCCGGTGCCCCATGACAGGGCCGGCTCATCCTACGGAGGCTCTTATTTCGAGGTGCAGGACTGGTGGATGAAGCCCCGGGAGCGCTCCATAATTCATGAAATCATTTATATGATGAAGGAAATTTTCCTTCTCCACACCGTATGGAAGGGACACAGGCGGCTCTGGCCCTTTTCGATGGCCCTCCATGGCGGCATCTACTTCATCTTCTTCATGGCGCTGTGCCTGGCGGCCGCCGCCGCTGTCGACGCGGCCGGGTTCTCTTCCGCCGCGGCTTTCCTCGAAGGAATAGCCGTTTTCCTCGGCACCATTGGCTACCTCTTCGGCCTCGCCGGGTCACTGTCGCTGCTGGTGCTGCGGGCGGTGCGCCGGGACCTCCGCTCCTACTCCGGGATCTCGGCCTACCTGAACCTGATCATCCTGCTGGCCCTTTTCGCCACGGGCGTGTCCTCCCTGGTCGCGGACGGCGACCTGGCCTCCCAGATCAGGGACTTCATCGAAGCGGTATTCAGGGCCGATTCGCATATTTCACTGTCACGGGCAGGGGCGGCGCACATCGGCGCGGTCCTCTTCTTCCTGGCCGTGCTTCCCTTCACCTCCATGAGGCACTTTGCCGCGAAATTCTTCACCTTTCACAGCGTCCTCTGGGACGATAGCCCCATGGACGCGGCCGCTGAAGAGAAGATAAAAAAGCTGCTCGGCCAACCGGTCCGATGGTCCGCTCCCCATGTCGGATCGGAGGGCTCAAAAAATTGGATCGATATCGCTCAGGGGAAATAG
- the nrfD gene encoding polysulfide reductase NrfD, with protein MIEKVFHGPRRYWLLLLALGLFIAAGIFFYFKQTTEGLSVTGMSRSVSWGLYIAQFTFLVGVAASAVTVVLPYYLHDHRAFGRITILGEFLAVSAVVMCLLFIFVDLGQPFRILHVILYPSPTSPMFWDTVVLSLYLVINILIGWTVLTAEHRGTPPPAWVKPVIYLSIPWAISIHTVTAFLYAGLPGRHLWLTAITAARFLASAFSSGPALLIVLCRVARRYTDFDPGDRPERSLGTIITYAFSAHVFFIILEIFTALYSGIPTHRAPLERLFWGWGDPSSLTPYMWISIALAVAALAILYTPARRRDAGLLIAAIAVFASVWIEKGLGFVVGGFIPDPLEKIPSYRPTLAEVFITLGVWATGLFILTLLFKITAAVRRRD; from the coding sequence ATGATAGAAAAAGTGTTCCATGGCCCGCGGCGCTACTGGCTCCTTCTCCTGGCACTGGGCCTCTTCATCGCAGCGGGGATATTCTTTTACTTTAAACAGACAACAGAGGGTCTTTCCGTTACCGGCATGTCCCGGAGCGTGTCCTGGGGCCTCTACATCGCCCAGTTCACCTTCCTGGTGGGCGTGGCCGCCTCGGCCGTGACGGTGGTGCTCCCCTACTACCTCCACGACCACCGGGCCTTCGGCAGGATCACGATCCTGGGGGAATTCCTGGCGGTGTCCGCGGTCGTCATGTGCCTTCTCTTTATCTTCGTCGACCTGGGACAGCCCTTCCGGATACTCCACGTCATACTCTATCCGTCGCCGACGTCCCCCATGTTCTGGGACACGGTGGTCCTTTCCCTATACCTGGTAATCAACATCCTGATCGGGTGGACGGTCCTCACGGCCGAGCACCGGGGAACGCCGCCGCCCGCCTGGGTGAAGCCGGTCATCTACCTGTCGATCCCCTGGGCGATCAGCATCCACACCGTGACCGCCTTCCTGTACGCGGGGCTCCCGGGGCGGCACCTCTGGCTCACGGCCATCACGGCGGCGCGCTTCCTGGCGTCGGCCTTTTCCTCCGGCCCGGCCCTCCTCATCGTGCTCTGCCGCGTGGCGCGGCGCTATACGGATTTCGACCCGGGCGACCGGCCCGAGCGCTCCCTGGGGACCATCATCACCTACGCCTTCAGCGCCCATGTCTTTTTCATTATTCTCGAAATATTCACCGCCCTCTACAGCGGCATCCCCACGCACCGGGCGCCGCTGGAGCGGCTCTTCTGGGGCTGGGGTGATCCCTCGTCGCTCACGCCCTATATGTGGATTTCCATAGCCCTGGCAGTCGCCGCCTTGGCGATTCTCTACACGCCGGCGCGGCGGCGCGACGCGGGCCTTCTTATCGCGGCCATCGCCGTGTTCGCCTCCGTGTGGATCGAGAAGGGCCTCGGCTTCGTGGTGGGAGGATTCATCCCCGATCCCCTCGAGAAGATACCGTCGTACCGGCCCACCCTGGCCGAAGTATTCATCACCCTCGGCGTGTGGGCAACGGGGCTTTTCATCCTTACCCTGCTCTTCAAGATAACAGCCGCGGTGCGGCGGAGAGATTGA
- a CDS encoding 4Fe-4S dicluster domain-containing protein, whose translation MELTRLEFLRKAWRTGIIIFGGASFEIMAGKALGAETAPPAGKRLAMAVDLRACLKAGQCEKCVDACHRGHNVPAIPDVKRAIAWIWRDDLERAMPGVLDDFSGGELRGAKPVLLCNQCGNPPCVRVCPTGATWKRGDGIVMMDQHRCIGCHYCMAACPYGSRSFNWSDPRKYLAKQSINKDYPTRTKGTVEKCEFCAERVDRGQEPLCASACGEKAIAFGDLRDGASAVRKALAGRIALRRKPELGTDPAVYYLL comes from the coding sequence ATGGAACTGACACGGCTTGAATTCCTGAGAAAGGCCTGGCGCACCGGCATCATCATATTCGGCGGCGCCTCCTTCGAGATCATGGCCGGCAAAGCCCTCGGCGCCGAAACCGCGCCGCCGGCCGGAAAACGCCTCGCCATGGCGGTGGACCTCCGGGCCTGCCTGAAGGCGGGGCAGTGCGAGAAGTGCGTCGACGCCTGCCACCGGGGCCACAACGTGCCGGCCATACCGGACGTGAAGCGGGCCATCGCCTGGATCTGGCGGGACGACCTGGAGCGCGCCATGCCCGGCGTCCTGGACGACTTTTCCGGCGGGGAACTGCGCGGCGCGAAACCGGTGCTTCTCTGCAACCAGTGCGGGAACCCGCCCTGCGTGCGGGTGTGCCCCACCGGCGCGACCTGGAAGCGCGGCGACGGCATCGTCATGATGGACCAGCACCGCTGCATCGGCTGCCACTACTGCATGGCTGCCTGCCCCTACGGCTCCCGGAGCTTCAACTGGAGCGACCCGCGAAAATACCTGGCGAAGCAATCTATCAATAAAGACTACCCGACCCGCACCAAGGGGACCGTGGAAAAATGCGAGTTCTGCGCGGAGCGGGTCGACCGCGGCCAGGAGCCCCTGTGCGCGTCCGCCTGCGGTGAAAAGGCCATTGCCTTCGGCGACCTCCGCGATGGCGCCTCGGCGGTGCGGAAGGCACTGGCCGGAAGGATCGCCCTCCGGCGAAAACCGGAGCTCGGGACCGACCCGGCCGTATACTATCTCCTGTGA
- the dsrJ gene encoding sulfate reduction electron transfer complex DsrMKJOP subunit DsrJ, whose translation MSRIIKTAAALTLVAALVGAPFWWNVLRGAKKKSPAPEKPAVEKECVLPASEMRANHMTLLFQWRDDVVRKGVRSAVTIGGKQYEKSLSGSCLKCHAKKENFCDRCHTALGSAPACFDCHIDTSERGPWN comes from the coding sequence ATGAGTAGGATAATAAAGACGGCCGCCGCATTGACCCTGGTCGCCGCCCTGGTGGGGGCGCCCTTCTGGTGGAACGTCCTGCGCGGCGCGAAGAAAAAATCGCCGGCGCCGGAAAAGCCCGCCGTTGAAAAAGAATGCGTCCTCCCCGCGTCGGAGATGAGGGCGAACCACATGACCCTCCTCTTTCAATGGCGCGACGATGTCGTGCGGAAGGGCGTCCGCAGCGCCGTGACAATCGGCGGCAAACAGTACGAGAAGAGCCTCAGCGGCTCCTGCCTCAAATGCCATGCTAAAAAAGAAAATTTCTGCGACCGCTGCCACACCGCCCTGGGGTCGGCACCGGCCTGCTTTGACTGCCATATCGACACATCGGAGCGGGGACCATGGAACTGA
- a CDS encoding (Fe-S)-binding protein, whose protein sequence is MAEKYRPHDLAMAAPMPAEDWKDMPAPMRKGTYSHAGVAKHVQYLGLPNPREWQPHDGDWKLPPDWKKIVLDGMRERLGRNRSFRLFMETCARCGACADKCHFFLGTGDPKNMPVLRAELLRSVYRGELTLPGRIFGRLIGARRLTEQVIKEWFYYFYQCTECRRCAVYCPYGIDTAEITMMGRELLNLIGVNINWIIEPASNCFRTGNHLGLQPHTFRDNIDFAVDEIRELTGITVEPTINRKGAEILFIIPSADIFADPHIFTFYGYLMMLHEMGIDYTFSAFASEGGNFGLFHSTELMKRLNAKIYAEAKRLGVKWVLGGECGHMWRVIHQYMDTMNGPADFLETPRSPVTGTVFDHARSTKMVHICEFTADLIHNKKLALDPSRNRAYRVTYHDSCNPARAMGLFDEPRAVIEASCDHFYEMPEETIREHTFCCGSGSGIGTDENLEMRLRGGLPRAQAVRHVRERHGVNMLSCICAIDKATLPTLMQFWVPGVDVCGVHELLGNALVMKGETPRTANLRGEPLGEEGSKNE, encoded by the coding sequence ATGGCTGAGAAATACCGACCCCACGACCTGGCCATGGCGGCCCCTATGCCCGCCGAAGACTGGAAGGATATGCCGGCGCCGATGCGCAAGGGCACCTACAGCCACGCCGGCGTGGCGAAGCACGTCCAGTACCTGGGCCTGCCGAACCCGCGGGAGTGGCAGCCCCATGACGGGGACTGGAAGCTCCCGCCGGACTGGAAAAAGATCGTCCTTGATGGTATGCGGGAGCGCCTGGGCCGGAACCGGTCGTTCCGACTCTTCATGGAGACCTGCGCGCGCTGCGGCGCCTGCGCCGACAAGTGCCACTTCTTCCTCGGCACCGGCGACCCGAAAAATATGCCGGTGCTCCGCGCCGAGCTCCTCCGGTCGGTCTACCGCGGCGAGCTCACCCTTCCGGGAAGGATCTTCGGCAGGCTCATCGGCGCCCGCCGCCTCACGGAGCAGGTTATAAAAGAGTGGTTTTATTATTTTTACCAGTGCACCGAGTGCCGCCGCTGCGCGGTCTACTGCCCCTACGGCATCGATACGGCCGAGATCACCATGATGGGCCGGGAGCTCCTGAACCTCATCGGCGTGAACATCAACTGGATCATCGAGCCGGCCTCGAACTGCTTCCGCACCGGGAACCACCTGGGGCTCCAGCCCCACACCTTCCGCGACAACATCGATTTCGCCGTGGACGAGATCCGGGAGCTCACGGGGATCACGGTGGAGCCCACCATAAACAGGAAGGGCGCCGAGATCCTCTTCATAATCCCGTCGGCAGACATCTTCGCCGATCCCCACATCTTCACCTTCTACGGGTACCTGATGATGCTCCACGAGATGGGGATCGATTATACCTTCAGCGCCTTCGCGTCGGAGGGAGGAAACTTCGGCCTCTTCCACTCGACGGAGCTGATGAAGCGCCTCAACGCCAAGATCTACGCCGAGGCGAAGCGCCTGGGCGTGAAGTGGGTCCTGGGGGGCGAGTGCGGCCACATGTGGCGCGTCATCCACCAGTACATGGACACCATGAACGGGCCGGCCGATTTTCTGGAAACGCCCCGGTCGCCGGTCACCGGCACGGTCTTCGACCACGCCCGCTCGACAAAGATGGTCCATATCTGCGAATTCACCGCCGACCTTATACACAATAAGAAGCTCGCCCTGGACCCCTCCCGTAACAGGGCCTACCGCGTGACCTACCACGACTCGTGCAACCCGGCCCGGGCCATGGGCCTCTTCGACGAGCCCCGGGCCGTCATCGAGGCCTCCTGCGATCATTTCTACGAAATGCCGGAGGAGACCATCCGGGAGCACACCTTCTGCTGCGGCAGCGGCTCCGGCATCGGCACGGACGAGAACCTGGAAATGCGCCTGCGCGGCGGCCTCCCCCGGGCCCAGGCGGTGCGCCACGTGCGGGAGCGCCACGGCGTGAACATGCTCTCCTGCATCTGCGCCATCGACAAGGCCACGCTCCCCACCCTGATGCAGTTCTGGGTCCCCGGCGTGGACGTGTGCGGCGTCCACGAGCTCCTGGGCAACGCCCTGGTCATGAAGGGCGAGACGCCCCGGACCGCGAACCTGAGGGGCGAGCCCCTCGGGGAGGAGGGCAGCAAAAATGAGTAG
- the dsrM gene encoding sulfate reduction electron transfer complex DsrMKJOP subunit DsrM: MKSAIAIAAAACIALAAWACAVLGLRGLIGIALPYAGCLVLAAGMLWRVGRWALTPVPFNIAVTCGQQKSLLWVKAEPLDNPQRPWAAALRMVLETALFRSLFRNSKAGRYGTAIVYGPATWLWLGSMAFHWSMLVIVLRHLRLAVEPVPAWTGLLQSIDGVFHIGTPPLLITDIIIIAALLFLFMRRIADRRVAYVSLFQDYFLLALIGAVALSGIWLRYFGRVDLLAVKQYALGLLSFSPVLPEKAPPSFYVHIALVSILAAAIPAGKISHMAGVFFSPTRNAAADSRRRRRVNPWNPEVPVHSYGEWEEEFRDRLAKSGYDLEGGGNG, translated from the coding sequence ATGAAAAGCGCCATCGCCATAGCGGCAGCCGCCTGTATCGCCTTAGCCGCCTGGGCCTGCGCGGTCCTGGGCCTGAGGGGCCTCATCGGCATCGCCCTGCCCTACGCCGGCTGCCTGGTCCTGGCCGCGGGGATGCTCTGGCGCGTGGGCCGCTGGGCCCTGACCCCGGTTCCCTTCAATATAGCTGTCACCTGCGGCCAGCAGAAGTCCCTTCTCTGGGTGAAGGCGGAGCCCCTGGACAATCCCCAGCGCCCCTGGGCTGCGGCGCTCCGCATGGTCCTGGAAACGGCCCTTTTCCGCTCCCTTTTCAGGAATTCTAAAGCCGGCCGGTACGGCACGGCCATCGTGTACGGACCGGCCACGTGGCTCTGGCTGGGCTCCATGGCCTTTCACTGGTCCATGCTCGTCATCGTTCTCAGGCACCTGCGCCTCGCCGTCGAGCCGGTGCCGGCATGGACCGGGCTGCTGCAGAGCATTGACGGCGTCTTCCATATCGGCACTCCGCCTCTGCTTATCACCGACATTATCATAATCGCCGCGCTCCTTTTCCTTTTCATGAGGCGCATCGCGGACCGGCGTGTGGCCTATGTCTCGCTGTTCCAGGATTATTTTCTCCTGGCCCTGATCGGGGCCGTGGCCCTCTCCGGCATCTGGCTGCGCTATTTCGGCCGCGTCGACCTCCTGGCGGTGAAGCAGTACGCACTGGGGCTCCTCTCCTTCAGCCCGGTCCTTCCGGAAAAGGCGCCGCCCTCGTTCTACGTGCACATCGCCCTGGTCTCGATCCTGGCCGCCGCGATACCGGCCGGCAAGATATCGCACATGGCCGGCGTATTCTTCTCGCCGACACGGAATGCCGCCGCGGACAGCCGCAGGCGGCGCCGGGTGAACCCGTGGAACCCCGAGGTGCCGGTCCACAGCTACGGCGAGTGGGAGGAGGAGTTCCGCGACCGCCTGGCGAAATCAGGCTACGACCTTGAGGGAGGCGGCAATGGCTGA
- the dsrA gene encoding dissimilatory-type sulfite reductase subunit alpha encodes MSDTPLLDKLEQGLWPSFVKEIKRAAEKNPAAKDLLGIVELSYNDKVTHWKHGGIVGVVGYGGGVIGRYSDVAEKFPAAEQFHTVRVNHPAGWFYDTKSLRKICDIWEKHGSGLTNFHGSTGDIILLGTRTDSVQPCFNELSEAGFDLGGSGSCLRTPTGCVGPARCEWSCFDTLDLIHDLTHSFQDELHRPRWPYKFKIKASGCPNDCVAAIARSDFTIIGTWRGSIRINNDEIKKYVAKGVNMKEDIVDRCPGSALSFDEKTSTLSVRPEECVRCMHCINKLTKAVKPGAEKGAAILIGGKAPILRGAFLSWVLVPFMEIKPPYKEIKDLLAKMWDWWDENGRNRERIAETISRVGLKVFLKAMDMKPLPQMVKHPRSNPFVFYNR; translated from the coding sequence ATGTCGGATACACCCCTGCTGGATAAGCTGGAACAGGGCCTGTGGCCCAGCTTCGTAAAGGAGATCAAGCGCGCGGCGGAGAAGAACCCCGCGGCGAAGGACCTGCTCGGCATCGTCGAGCTGTCCTATAATGACAAGGTGACCCACTGGAAGCACGGGGGCATCGTCGGCGTCGTGGGATACGGCGGCGGCGTCATCGGCCGCTATTCGGACGTGGCCGAAAAGTTCCCGGCCGCGGAACAGTTTCACACCGTACGGGTGAACCATCCCGCAGGATGGTTCTATGACACGAAATCGCTCAGGAAGATATGCGATATATGGGAGAAGCATGGCAGCGGCCTGACCAACTTCCACGGCTCCACCGGCGACATCATACTGCTGGGCACCAGGACCGACAGCGTCCAGCCCTGCTTCAACGAGCTTTCCGAGGCGGGCTTCGACCTGGGAGGCTCCGGGTCGTGCCTGCGGACGCCGACGGGATGCGTGGGACCGGCCCGGTGCGAATGGTCCTGCTTCGATACCCTGGACCTCATCCACGACCTGACCCACTCGTTCCAGGACGAGCTGCACCGGCCGCGGTGGCCCTACAAGTTCAAGATCAAGGCCTCCGGCTGTCCCAACGACTGCGTGGCCGCCATAGCGCGGTCCGATTTCACCATCATCGGGACCTGGCGCGGCAGCATCAGGATCAACAACGACGAGATCAAGAAATACGTCGCGAAGGGCGTGAACATGAAGGAGGACATCGTGGACCGCTGTCCCGGGAGCGCCCTTTCCTTCGACGAAAAAACATCGACCCTGTCGGTGCGGCCGGAGGAATGCGTCCGGTGCATGCACTGCATCAACAAGCTCACGAAGGCGGTCAAGCCGGGCGCGGAGAAGGGCGCGGCCATTCTCATCGGCGGCAAGGCGCCGATTCTCCGCGGCGCCTTCCTCTCCTGGGTGCTGGTCCCCTTCATGGAGATCAAGCCGCCCTACAAGGAGATCAAGGACCTGCTGGCCAAGATGTGGGACTGGTGGGACGAGAACGGCAGGAACCGCGAGCGTATCGCCGAGACCATTTCGCGCGTCGGCCTGAAGGTGTTCCTGAAGGCCATGGATATGAAGCCGCTGCCGCAGATGGTCAAGCATCCGCGGTCGAATCCCTTCGTATTTTATAACCGATAA